A genome region from Brassica oleracea var. oleracea cultivar TO1000 chromosome C2, BOL, whole genome shotgun sequence includes the following:
- the LOC106323338 gene encoding uncharacterized protein LOC106323338 produces the protein MVKKTKEKSDAERQEPERQESSLRGKALASERAGSGTQRTSRQQTVAAKKAKEQEKKAGKSIAVLTDEVSGDESADEQAPTKRAKMSKGKEVADDRDRTKTPSEEEMYHHLLNGVTWTPTRFADLDLLKEVGLDSDIEAMLGHLKMPKLLTMAYPAYRDVSFHSGNAVGFWTDLWHPMCCLTEVIGERGTHKLGIVRNAEIAEEFPVTLVQTVDDIVTWKSGEEEFKKSFSAFNTWNMICARYDIVLWSKLIWFKQGVTRYAFITWLAIKDRLSTGTRMRDWGIVQGCLLCGEPEESREHLFFACPYTYGIWLQVIGSLLRPAPSLDWAEILARILSVAHDRHVSILLRLALQVTVYYVWRERNERRHSQQSRPVTQLAKIIEKTIR, from the exons ATGGTTAAGAAAACTAAGGAAAAGTCGGATGCCGAGAGGCAAGAACCTGAAAGACAAGAGTCTTCGTTGAGAGGAAAGGCTTTAGCCTCGGAACGAGCTGGCTCTGGGACACAAAGGACTTCTCGACAGCAAACCGTGGCTGCAAAGAAGGCAAAGGAGCAAGAGAAGAAGGCAGGAAAGAGTATAGCAGTTCTCACAGATGAGGTGAGTGGCGATGAAAGTGCAGATGAGCAGGCTCCTACAAAGAGGGCCAAGATGTCCAAGGGGAAGGAGGTTGCTGATGATAGAGACAGGACAAAAACTCCATCTGAGGAAGAGATGTATCATCATTTGCTGAATGGGGTAACTTGGACTCCAACCAGATTCGCTGACCTTGATTTGCTGAAGGAGGTGGGTCTCGATTCTGATATTGAGGCAATGCTGGGGCACCTGAAGATGCCCAAACTCCTCACCATGGCCTACCCTGCCTACCGGGATGTCTCCT TTCACAGTGGTAACGCAGTGGGGTTTTGGACTGATCTTTGGCATCCTATGTGTTGTTTGACTGAGGTCATTGGCGAGAGAGGAACCCATAAACTGGGAATTGTAAGGAATGCGGAGATTGCTGAG GAGTTCCCAGTAACTCTAGTGCAAACTGTCGATGATATAGTGACATGGAAAAGCGGCGAAGAGGAGTTCAAGAAGTCTTTCTCTGCTTTCAACACTTGGAACATGATCTGTGCACGATACGACATAGTGTTGTGGTCTAAGCTAATCTGGTTTAAGCAAGGTGTGACTCGATATGCTTTTATCACATGGTTGGCTATCAAAGATAGGCTCTCTACAGGGACTAGAATGAGAGATTGGGGGATTGTGCAAGGCTGTCTTCTTTGTGGCGAGCCAGAGGAGTCACGCGAGCACTTGTTCTTTGCTTGTCCTTATACATATGGAATCTGGTTGCAGGTCATTGGTTCTTTGCTACGCCCTGCTCCTTCGCTGGACTGGGCAGAGATTCTGGCTCGAATACTGAGTGTAGCACACGACAGACATGTATCTATCCTATTGCGATTAGCTCTGCAAGTTACAGTTTATTACGTATGGCGAGAGAGAAATGAAAGGCGACACTCACAGCAAAGTAGACCGGTGACTCAACTTGCGAAAATCATTGAGAAGACAATCAGGTAG
- the LOC106325151 gene encoding uncharacterized protein LOC106325151, translated as MDSRGDSSRFGLQQYPTKSSRNMSSSSSAAFFSANQSPFFSARSLKPQDHSESTRSDPQCDSFDPLTSSSDLVFQNLEPSSSVIPRFPRGRHDSSSYAQTSSVSVSYNRVRCCDVFLGLHGNKPSLLRFADWLRFGEDE; from the coding sequence ATGGATTCACGAGGTGACAGTTCCAGGTTCGGACTTCAGCAGTATCCGACAAAGTCCTCCAGGAACATGTCTTCATCTTCATCAGCAGCTTTCTTCTCAGCTAACCAATCTCCCTTCTTCTCCGCAAGATCTCTCAAACCCCAAGACCACTCCGAATCAACTCGCTCCGATCCTCAATGCGACAGCTTCGATCCGCTCACCTCCAGCTCCGACCTCGTGTTTCAGAATCTCGAGCCTTCGAGTAGCGTGATCCCAAGATTCCCAAGAGGAAGGCATGACTCGTCTTCCTACGCTCAGACATCTTCAGTCTCGGTCTCTTACAACAGGGTGAGATGCTGCGACGTGTTCCTAGGCCTTCACGGTAACAAACCTTCCCTCCTTCGGTTCGCTGATTGGTTAAGATTTGGAGAAGACGAATAG